A single window of Electrophorus electricus isolate fEleEle1 chromosome 16, fEleEle1.pri, whole genome shotgun sequence DNA harbors:
- the LOC113574946 gene encoding UDP-glucuronosyltransferase 2C1-like: MKILIEALHAKGHNVTVMRTLDSWYIEETSPLYTCITIQSPGSFDQEFIKTFVNRLLEILREGSIWARIKLELEVWAKTGEMIEKERQILRVLMEDKSLLQSIKDTKYDLILTDPVSVTGTFIGHYLKLPLVFNVRWTIVGEGHFAIAPTPLSYVPLPMLGLSDRMSFFERTFNVVMYFVIELQVKYFLTPSYNALSHEMFGPGVNYFEIVQGADLWLFRVDFIFEFPRPTMPNIVYIGGFQCKPSKPLPKDLEDFVHSSGEHGVIVMSLGTLIGHLPQDVTSAIAEAFAELPHKVIWRYKGERPSTLGNNTLMMDWIPQNDLLGHPKTRAFVAHGGTNGIQEAIYHGVPIIGLGLIWDQPDNLAKMRVKGVAKTIDFATLDKDSFLLAIKEVLYEPSYRENMQRLSKLHKDTPVKPLDNAVFWIEHAIRHGGAAHLRTESYKMPSYIYHSVDVMLFLLFVISLIIFTLYAIMIYVYHRLCMKKTTKQE, encoded by the coding sequence ATGAAAATCTTGATTGAGGCACTTCACGCCAAAGGCCACAATGTCACAGTCATGCGGACCCTAGATAGCTGGTACATTGAAGAAACTTCCCCACTTTACACGTGCATTACTATACAAAGCCCTGGGAGTTTTGATCAGGAATTTATTAAGACATTTGTGAACCGGCTCTTGGAAATCCTGAGGGAGGGCTCCATCTGGGCTCGCATAAAACTGGAGTTAGAGGTGTGGGCCAAAACAGGAGAAATGATTGAGAAGGAAAGACAAATACTAAGGGTCTTGATGGAAGACAAATCGCTACTGCAGTCTATCAAAGACACCAAATATGACTTGATTCTTACTGACCCTGTTTCAGTTACTGGAACGTTTATAGGTCATTACCTGAAACTACCCCTCGTCTTTAATGTTCGGTGGACCATAGTTGGTGAGGGCCATTTTGCAATAGCTCCGACACCACTTTCTTATGTCCCTTTGCCAATGTTGGGTTTATCAGACCGCATGAGTTTTTTTGAGAGAACATTTAATGTAGTCATGTACTTTGTTATTGAATTACAGGTTAAGTATTTTCTAACCCCAAGTTATAATGCACTGAGTCATGAAATGTTTGGTCCAGGAGTAAACTACTTTGAAATAGTCCAAGGAGCAGATTTGTGGCTCTTCAGGGTTGATTTCATCTTTGAGTTTCCACGACCTACTATGCCAAATATAGTCTATATTGGTGGCTTCCAGTGCAAGCCTTCTAAACCTCTTCCAAAAGATCTTGAAGACTTTGTGCATAGTTCTGGTGAGCATGGTGTCATTGTCATGTCTTTGGGCACCTTGATTGGACATCTTCCACAAGACGTAACCAGTGCAATAGCAGAGGCCTTTGCAGAGCTTCCACACAAAGTTATTTGGAGGTACAAAGGAGAAAGACCATCTACATTGGGGAATAATACTTTAATGATGGACTGGATACCACAGAATGATCTACTTGGCCACCCTAAAACAAGGGCTTTTGTGGCACATGGTGGAACCAATGGGATTCAAGAAGCTATCTATCATGGTGTTCCCATCATTGGTCTTGGGCTCATCTGGGACCAACCTGACAATCTTGCAAAAATGAGGGTAAAGGGAGTAGCTAAGACTATTGATTTTGCAACCTTAGATAAAGACTCATTCCTTCTAGCCATAAAAGAAGTTCTTTATGAGCCCTCATACCGGGAAAATATGCAACGACTCTCCAAACTCCACAAAGACACACCGGTGAAGCCATTAGACAATGCAGTTTTCTGGATTGAGCATGCCATCAGACATGGTGGTGCAGCTCATCTACGAACAGAATCTTACAAAATGCCATCTTATATCTACCACTCTGTTGATGTCATGCTGTTCTTACTCTTTGTGATCTCTCTAATTATCTTCACCCTATATGCAATTATGATATACGTCTACCATAGGTTatgcatgaaaaaaacaaccaaacaggaatga